AAAACTTTCTCACCGGAAGAGACTATTATAACATCGCCTACATGCACATCATCAAGCTTGCATGTAACAATCTTATCATCCTTTACAATATTTACTTCACTTGGAATCTGTTTAGTAATATTATCTAGAGTATCAGCTGCATTTTTTTTGCTCAATACCTCCAAAAATTTACCAATTAATACAAATGTAATAATCATACTTACTGAATCAAAGTAAGCCTCACCCTCTTGCAAAACAGTTATATAAATAGAGTAAACGTATGTAAGAGCTGCCCCTGTTGCAACTAGCAAGTCCATATTTACAACTTTTGTTTTTAAACCGTAATAAGCGCCTCTAAAAAAGACCCATCCGCTATAAAAGAGGACTGGTGTAGCAAGTAATCCCTCTGCTATATTTAAAATAGTTTTGATATCCTGAGTAATTCCACTAAAATATCCAGCATATTGAGCAACTGCTATCCACATAATATTCATAGAAGCAAAAATAGCAACCGCCATTTTTAAATAGTAAGATTTTCTCTCTTTGTTAGCATATGACTCTTGCGTTGATGAATCATAAGCAAATGCGTTATAACCAATGGATCGTATCATGTCTATAATGGACGAGAGTTTTACAATATCATCTGCCCAAACAATTGTAGCTTTATTGTTTGTGAAGTTAATATTAGCTTCAACAACTCCATCCATCTTATTCAAAGCTTTTTCATTTAGCCATACGCAAGCTGAGCAGTGAATTCCTTCTATGATTAAAGAGACTTCTCTAAACCCATCACTGTTAGTCTTCACAAACCTATCATAAAAAGATGGGCTATTGAAGTTTATTGAGTCTTCAAAATTTTCACGAGGAGGTGTTAGTTTAATATTATTAGATTTTTCATAAAAACTATCTAACCCCTCATCACGTAAAAGATGAAAAACTCCCTGACAACCCCTGCAACAGAAGTAGTTATTAGCATCTTTAATCATAAGAGATTTGTCAAATTCCAAATGACAATGTGAGCAAATAACTTTATTGTACAAGTTCAAATTTTCCAAATTTTCTATTTTTTTCCAATTTTTCCCATGGTTCAACATATCCATTCATGCAGATATAAACTCCATACTCATCTACACCTTTTGCAAATCCAATTGCCATACCAAGATTTAGGCTAGCTTCTACCTGGTCAATTTCAAATGGCTTCATTGATCCTACTAAGACAATTGCTCTATCATCAAATATAGCACCTAAAAACTGAGCAGTTTCTCTCATAGTGTCTGTTCCATGTACAATCACAAAAACATCATCTTTAGATTCCATTATAATATTTGCCAATATTTTTCTGTCATCAATAGTCATATCTAATGAATCTTTATAAACAACACCTGCTAAGTCGTATGAGGACTCTACACTGATAAGTATTCTGTTTATAGCATCATTATCATATGGAACTTCAAGCTCTCCGGTTAGAGAGTTGTATCTTTTATTAAAAGTGCCACCGCTATTTAGTATTAGCATTATATATTTCCTCTAGTTTTGAAACTACTTTTGTAGCTTTAGATTTTTTATTAGTAGCTTTCTCATCAAAAAGATATGTTTCTAAAAGTCCAGCATTTAGTCCGGCTTCAATATCTCTCTCTTTATCCCCAACTATAATAGAGTTTTTCAAATCAATATTAAACTCTTTACTTGCATTAAAAAGCATCCCAGGATGTGGTTTTCTGCAACTGCACTCTCCAGAAATAGTAGGGTGATGTGGACAAAAATAAACTTTTTTTATCTCAATTTTGTTTCTAGCAAACTCTTTAATCATCCATGAAGACAAAATATTAAAATCATCTTCAGTATAATATTTTCTAGCTATCCCAGATTGGTTTGTAACTACTATAATTATATATCCTAAATTTTGATAGTATTTACAAAGGTTAAATATACCATCAATAAATACAAAGTCTTCGATTTTATAAAGATAATTTATTTCAACATTAATAACACCGTCTCGGTCTAAGAATAGAGCTTTTGTCATAAAACTCAGCCTACTCCGTTTCCGAAAGTCTCTTTTTCAATAATATCACATATTATATGTCCTATAAGTATGTGAGCCTCTTGTATTCTTGGGGTAGACTCAGATGGAACAACTAAAGCTATATCAGCAAGTTTTGCCATCTCACCGCCATCTCTGCCAGTTAAAGCGACAGTTGTAATACCTTTTTCTTTTGCACTAATAAAAGCATTAATGATATTTTTTGAATTTCCAGAAGTAGAGATACCAATAAAAATATCGCCTTTTTGCCCCATACCTTCCAATTGGCGTGAAAAAACTTTATCATATCCATAATCATTTCCGATAGCCGTAAGATTGGAAGTATCTGTTGTAAGAGCCAAAGAAGGTATTGAGGGCCTATCAAAACAATATCTGCCAACTAATTCTGCCGCAATGTGTTGTGCATCTGCTGCACTTCCACCATTACCGGCTAAAATTGTTTTTTTATCACCTTTGTATAATTCAACACATAACCTTGAAACCTCTTCAATTTTGTTTAATAAATCTTCATTGTTATAAATATCTTGTTTTGTTTCATAAGATTTTTTTATTTGATCTTTAATATAATTTTTCATACAATTTCCTATTATAATATACAAAATGATAGCACATTATTAATTGTTAAATCGTAAAAGTAATAGTAAAAATAGTAAGTTTAAAAAATATAAAATAGTTTTTGCATAATAAATCAGATATATAGATTATTAAGTAAAAAATTTGATTTAATAAAGATAAATTAGTTTGAAAGTAAGTTAATTAAATGATTGTTAGTAAAGATTAGAAGTAAATTGATCAACTAGGCAGCGACCTACATTTCCACACCTGAAAGATGCAGTATTATCAGCGATGAGAGGCTTAGCTTCTGGGTTCGGAATGGAGCCAGGCGTTTCCCTCTCTCTATAGCCACCTAGACAATCAAGTGTAAAGACATCTAGATGTTCTTACATTTGACTGTTAGAGTCAATTAAAGTGAGTGTTTATACTATTTCTAGTATACATTATTGTTTAAGTCAACATTTTTTCTAAATAACTGTATCAGTACACGGTTCATTAAATAGTGTGTTTACACTAAGTAAGGTAGTGAACGAAGTTGTGTTCTATTCAAAGAACTGTAAAAAAAGACAAACGTACTATTAGTACTGGTCAGCTAAACATATTACTATGCGTACACACCCAGCCTATCAAGCTTGTAGTCTTCAAGCGTACTTCAGGGAACGTTCATCTTGGAGTTGGCTTCCCGCTTAGATGCTTTCAGCGGTTATCTCATCCATGCGTAGCTACCCAGCGATGCTCTTGGCAGAACAACTGGTGCACCAGTGGCATGTCCAACCCGGTCCTCTCGTACTAGGGTCAGCTCTCCTCAACGTTCCTACGCCCACGGAAGATAGGGACCGAACTGTCTCACGACGTTCTGAACCCAGCTCGCGTACCGCTTTAAATGGCGAACAGCCATACCCTTGGGACCTGCTCCAGCCCCAGGATGCGATGAGCCGACATCGAGGTGCCAAACCTCCCCGTCGATGTGAGCTCTTGGGGGAGATCAGCCTGTTATCCCCGGCGTACCTTTTATCCTTTGAGCGATGGCCCTTCCACACAGAACCACCGGATCACTATGACCGTCTTTCGACTCTGCTCGACTTGTATGTCTCACAGTCAGTCCGGCTTGTGCCATTATACTCTACGGTGGATTTCCAACCCACCTGAGCCGAACTTTGTAAGCCTCCGTTACTTTTTAGGAGGCGACCGCCCCAGTCAAACTACCCACCAGACATTGTCCTCGCACAAGATAATTGTACCGAGTTAGCTATCAGAATATTCAAGGGTGGTATCTCAAGGATGCCTCATCATAAACTGGCGTCTATGAATCAAAGGCTCCCACCTATCCTGCACGTGAATATCCCAATAGCAGTGTCAAGCTATAGTAAAGGTGCACGGGGTCTTTCCGTCTTTCCGCGGGTAGGAGGAATTTTCACCTCCACTACAATTTCACTGGATCCATTGTTGAGACAGCTCCCATCTCGTTACGCCATTCATGCAGGTCGGTATTTAACCGACAAGGAATTTCGCTACCTTAGGACCGTTATAGTTACGGCCGCCGTTTACTTGTGCTTCATTTCAATGCTTCGCAGAGCTAACAAATCCATTTAACATTCAAGCACCGGGCAGGCGTCACACCCTATACATCCTCTTACGAGTTAGCAGAGTGCTGTGTTTTTGGTAAACAGTCGGGAGGGACACTTTGCTGCGACCCGTCAATGCTTTGGAGAGTAAATCTCCTAACAAATAGGGCACACCTTATACCGAAGATACGGTGCTAGTTTGCAGAGTTCCTTAACAATGGTTCATCCACGCGCCTTAGAATACTCATCTCACCCACCTGTGTTGGTTTACGGTACGGGCAACGGTTGTTCTCGTTTAGAGGCTTTTCTCGGCACGACAGTATCATCGATTCTCCGCGCTGGCCGAAGCCATTGCAGAGCCTGTAAGATCTCGGTCGAATGACAAACGGATTTTCCTATTTGTCGACCTACGTCCTTCGACCCACTATTCCATCAGTGAGCTCGATTAACTCTATGCGTCCCCCCATCACTCAAACGAACAACCGTCGGTATCGGAATATTAACCGATTTGCCATCGTCTACCCCTTTCGGACTCGACTTAGGTCCCGACTAACCCTACGAT
The sequence above is drawn from the Candidatus Sulfurimonas baltica genome and encodes:
- a CDS encoding asparaginase domain-containing protein, giving the protein MLILNSGGTFNKRYNSLTGELEVPYDNDAINRILISVESSYDLAGVVYKDSLDMTIDDRKILANIIMESKDDVFVIVHGTDTMRETAQFLGAIFDDRAIVLVGSMKPFEIDQVEASLNLGMAIGFAKGVDEYGVYICMNGYVEPWEKLEKNRKFGKFELVQ
- the gmhB gene encoding D-glycero-beta-D-manno-heptose 1,7-bisphosphate 7-phosphatase, translated to MTKALFLDRDGVINVEINYLYKIEDFVFIDGIFNLCKYYQNLGYIIIVVTNQSGIARKYYTEDDFNILSSWMIKEFARNKIEIKKVYFCPHHPTISGECSCRKPHPGMLFNASKEFNIDLKNSIIVGDKERDIEAGLNAGLLETYLFDEKATNKKSKATKVVSKLEEIYNANTK
- the gmhA gene encoding D-sedoheptulose 7-phosphate isomerase, encoding MKNYIKDQIKKSYETKQDIYNNEDLLNKIEEVSRLCVELYKGDKKTILAGNGGSAADAQHIAAELVGRYCFDRPSIPSLALTTDTSNLTAIGNDYGYDKVFSRQLEGMGQKGDIFIGISTSGNSKNIINAFISAKEKGITTVALTGRDGGEMAKLADIALVVPSESTPRIQEAHILIGHIICDIIEKETFGNGVG